In one window of Canis lupus baileyi chromosome 10, mCanLup2.hap1, whole genome shotgun sequence DNA:
- the SIT1 gene encoding signaling threshold-regulating transmembrane adapter 1, producing MSAVMSRSDNYTSDLLVPGIPSVAQAWGLWALLAVVSLLLLISLAAHLFRWTSGQGRSHPKQERSGGSVEEVPLYGNLPYLQTGRLSQEPGPDQQDPTPRGPAMAAEEVMCYTSLQLRPSQGHIPSPGTPIKYSEVVLDSEPKPQASGPEPELYASVCAQTRRARASFPDQAYANSQPAPS from the exons ATGTCAGCAGTCATGAGCAGAAGTGACAACTACACTTCAGATCTGCTAGTGCCTG GAATCCCCTCCGTGGCCCAGGCCTGGGGACTGTGGGCCCTCTTAGCGGTTGTGTCGCTGCTGCTTCTCATCTCGCTGGCTGCGCACTTGTTCCGATGGACTAGTGGCCAGGGCAGAAGCCATCCAAAGCAGGAACG CTCTGGAGGATCTGTGGAAGAGGTCCCCCTATATGGGAACCTGCCTTATCTTCAGACTG GTCGGCTGTCTCAAGAACCAGGGCCAGACCAACAGGATCCAACTCCTAGAGGCCCCGCCATG GCTGCGGAGGAAGTGATGTGCTATACCAGCCTTCAGTTGCGGCCGTCTCAGGGCCACATCCCCAGCCCTGGAACCCCTATCAAGTACTCAGAGGTGGTACTGGATTCTGAGCCAAAGCCCCAGGCCTCAGGCCCAGAGCCGGAGCTCTACGCGTCAGTGTGTGCCCAGACCCGCAGAGCACGGGCTTCCTTCCCAGACCAGGCCTATGCCAACAGCCAGCCTGCACCCAGCTGA
- the CCDC107 gene encoding coiled-coil domain-containing protein 107 isoform X2 — MAGSFWLAGLLGLLLVSALPGVLGDRPSPDLRAQPGDPAQVGPEAKEPRRPSPPKDQRERARAGALPLGALYTAAVVAFVLYKCLQGKDEAAVLQEEAGKKESLQSEQQLAQLTQQLAQTEQHLNNLMAQLDPLFERYFYSVTTLAGAQQELLNMKLQTIHQLLQESKPNKGVDVPEPEASMPFPEDSCIEEEEEEAGDSQAWEEPLNWSTETRNLATPWEVEQGLRRRCSKAVGRTAGTAPAKEK, encoded by the exons ATGGCGGGCTCGTTCTGGCTCGCGGGTTTGCTGGGGCTGCTACTTGTGTCGGCACTGCCCGGGGTCCTCGGAGACCGCCCCAGCCCCGACCTCCGGGCACAGCCAG GGGACCCCGCCCAGGTCGGCCCGGAGGCCAAGGAACCGCGGCGGCCGTCGCCGCCCAAGGACCAGCGCGAACGGGCCAGGGCGGGAGCTCTGCCTTTGGGGGCGCTGTACACCGCAGCTGTCGTGGCTTTTGTGCTGTACAAGTGTTTGCAG GGGAAAGATGAGGCTGCAGTTCTCCAAGAGGAGGCAGGCAAGAAGGAATCATTGCAGTCAG AGCAACAGCTGGCCCAGCTGACACAACAGCTGGCCCAGACAGAGCAGCACCTGAACAATCTGATGGCCCAGCTGGACCCCCTTTTTGAGCG GTATTTCTACAGTGTGACTACCCTGGCTGGAGCCCAGCAGGAGCTTCTGAACATGAAGCTTCAGACCATCCACCAGCTGTTACAAGAGAGCAAGCCAAACAAGGGTGTGGACGTTCCAGAACCAG AGGCCAGCATGCCCTTTCCTGAGGACTCATGtatagaggaggaggaggaggaggctggtgaCAGTCAGGCCTGGGAGGAGCCCTTAAACTGGAGCACAGAGACAAGAAATCTAGCTACTCCCTGGGAAGTGGAGCAGGGGCTAAGGAGAAGATGCAGCAAGGCTGTGGGAAGGACTGCAGGCACAGCCCCCGCCAAGGAGAAATGA
- the CCDC107 gene encoding coiled-coil domain-containing protein 107 isoform X1, whose amino-acid sequence MAGSFWLAGLLGLLLVSALPGVLGDRPSPDLRAQPGDPAQVGPEAKEPRRPSPPKDQRERARAGALPLGALYTAAVVAFVLYKCLQQGKDEAAVLQEEAGKKESLQSEQQLAQLTQQLAQTEQHLNNLMAQLDPLFERYFYSVTTLAGAQQELLNMKLQTIHQLLQESKPNKGVDVPEPEASMPFPEDSCIEEEEEEAGDSQAWEEPLNWSTETRNLATPWEVEQGLRRRCSKAVGRTAGTAPAKEK is encoded by the exons ATGGCGGGCTCGTTCTGGCTCGCGGGTTTGCTGGGGCTGCTACTTGTGTCGGCACTGCCCGGGGTCCTCGGAGACCGCCCCAGCCCCGACCTCCGGGCACAGCCAG GGGACCCCGCCCAGGTCGGCCCGGAGGCCAAGGAACCGCGGCGGCCGTCGCCGCCCAAGGACCAGCGCGAACGGGCCAGGGCGGGAGCTCTGCCTTTGGGGGCGCTGTACACCGCAGCTGTCGTGGCTTTTGTGCTGTACAAGTGTTTGCAG CAGGGGAAAGATGAGGCTGCAGTTCTCCAAGAGGAGGCAGGCAAGAAGGAATCATTGCAGTCAG AGCAACAGCTGGCCCAGCTGACACAACAGCTGGCCCAGACAGAGCAGCACCTGAACAATCTGATGGCCCAGCTGGACCCCCTTTTTGAGCG GTATTTCTACAGTGTGACTACCCTGGCTGGAGCCCAGCAGGAGCTTCTGAACATGAAGCTTCAGACCATCCACCAGCTGTTACAAGAGAGCAAGCCAAACAAGGGTGTGGACGTTCCAGAACCAG AGGCCAGCATGCCCTTTCCTGAGGACTCATGtatagaggaggaggaggaggaggctggtgaCAGTCAGGCCTGGGAGGAGCCCTTAAACTGGAGCACAGAGACAAGAAATCTAGCTACTCCCTGGGAAGTGGAGCAGGGGCTAAGGAGAAGATGCAGCAAGGCTGTGGGAAGGACTGCAGGCACAGCCCCCGCCAAGGAGAAATGA
- the CCDC107 gene encoding coiled-coil domain-containing protein 107 isoform X3, which translates to MAGSFWLAGLLGLLLVSALPGVLGDRPSPDLRAQPGDPAQVGPEAKEPRRPSPPKDQRERARAGALPLGALYTAAVVAFVLYKCLQQGKDEAAVLQEEAGKKESLQSEQQLAQLTQQLAQTEQHLNNLMAQLDPLFERVTTLAGAQQELLNMKLQTIHQLLQESKPNKGVDVPEPEASMPFPEDSCIEEEEEEAGDSQAWEEPLNWSTETRNLATPWEVEQGLRRRCSKAVGRTAGTAPAKEK; encoded by the exons ATGGCGGGCTCGTTCTGGCTCGCGGGTTTGCTGGGGCTGCTACTTGTGTCGGCACTGCCCGGGGTCCTCGGAGACCGCCCCAGCCCCGACCTCCGGGCACAGCCAG GGGACCCCGCCCAGGTCGGCCCGGAGGCCAAGGAACCGCGGCGGCCGTCGCCGCCCAAGGACCAGCGCGAACGGGCCAGGGCGGGAGCTCTGCCTTTGGGGGCGCTGTACACCGCAGCTGTCGTGGCTTTTGTGCTGTACAAGTGTTTGCAG CAGGGGAAAGATGAGGCTGCAGTTCTCCAAGAGGAGGCAGGCAAGAAGGAATCATTGCAGTCAG AGCAACAGCTGGCCCAGCTGACACAACAGCTGGCCCAGACAGAGCAGCACCTGAACAATCTGATGGCCCAGCTGGACCCCCTTTTTGAGCG TGTGACTACCCTGGCTGGAGCCCAGCAGGAGCTTCTGAACATGAAGCTTCAGACCATCCACCAGCTGTTACAAGAGAGCAAGCCAAACAAGGGTGTGGACGTTCCAGAACCAG AGGCCAGCATGCCCTTTCCTGAGGACTCATGtatagaggaggaggaggaggaggctggtgaCAGTCAGGCCTGGGAGGAGCCCTTAAACTGGAGCACAGAGACAAGAAATCTAGCTACTCCCTGGGAAGTGGAGCAGGGGCTAAGGAGAAGATGCAGCAAGGCTGTGGGAAGGACTGCAGGCACAGCCCCCGCCAAGGAGAAATGA
- the CCDC107 gene encoding coiled-coil domain-containing protein 107 isoform X4, whose translation MAGSFWLAGLLGLLLVSALPGVLGDRPSPDLRAQPGDPAQVGPEAKEPRRPSPPKDQRERARAGALPLGALYTAAVVAFVLYKCLQGKDEAAVLQEEAGKKESLQSEQQLAQLTQQLAQTEQHLNNLMAQLDPLFERVTTLAGAQQELLNMKLQTIHQLLQESKPNKGVDVPEPEASMPFPEDSCIEEEEEEAGDSQAWEEPLNWSTETRNLATPWEVEQGLRRRCSKAVGRTAGTAPAKEK comes from the exons ATGGCGGGCTCGTTCTGGCTCGCGGGTTTGCTGGGGCTGCTACTTGTGTCGGCACTGCCCGGGGTCCTCGGAGACCGCCCCAGCCCCGACCTCCGGGCACAGCCAG GGGACCCCGCCCAGGTCGGCCCGGAGGCCAAGGAACCGCGGCGGCCGTCGCCGCCCAAGGACCAGCGCGAACGGGCCAGGGCGGGAGCTCTGCCTTTGGGGGCGCTGTACACCGCAGCTGTCGTGGCTTTTGTGCTGTACAAGTGTTTGCAG GGGAAAGATGAGGCTGCAGTTCTCCAAGAGGAGGCAGGCAAGAAGGAATCATTGCAGTCAG AGCAACAGCTGGCCCAGCTGACACAACAGCTGGCCCAGACAGAGCAGCACCTGAACAATCTGATGGCCCAGCTGGACCCCCTTTTTGAGCG TGTGACTACCCTGGCTGGAGCCCAGCAGGAGCTTCTGAACATGAAGCTTCAGACCATCCACCAGCTGTTACAAGAGAGCAAGCCAAACAAGGGTGTGGACGTTCCAGAACCAG AGGCCAGCATGCCCTTTCCTGAGGACTCATGtatagaggaggaggaggaggaggctggtgaCAGTCAGGCCTGGGAGGAGCCCTTAAACTGGAGCACAGAGACAAGAAATCTAGCTACTCCCTGGGAAGTGGAGCAGGGGCTAAGGAGAAGATGCAGCAAGGCTGTGGGAAGGACTGCAGGCACAGCCCCCGCCAAGGAGAAATGA
- the ARHGEF39 gene encoding rho guanine nucleotide exchange factor 39 isoform X1: protein METSGAGGRCPVQEQRARWERKRTCTARELLQTERRYQEQLGLVATYFVGILRAKGTLRAAERHALFGPWELIYGASQDLLPYLEGGHWGQGLESFCPHLELYTQFAANAEKSRTTLQEQLKKNKRFRRFVRLQEGRPEFGSLRLQDLLPLPLQRLQQYENLVMALAENTVPSSPDHQQLTRAARLISETAQRVHSIGQRQRNDQHLRRIQALLSGRQAKGLTSGRWFLRQGWLLVVPPRGEPRPRMFFLFSDVLLMAKPRPPLHLLQSGTFACRALYPMAQCQLHRVFGHSGGPCGGLLSLSFPHEKLLLMCTDQEELLHWHHSLTLAISSQKN, encoded by the exons ATGGAGACGTCGGGCGCCGGCGGACGGTGCCCGGTGCAAGAGCAGCGTGCCCGCTGGGAGCGGAAGCGCACCTGCACTGCCCGGGAGCTGCTGCAGACCGAGCGGCGCTACCAGGAACAGCTGGGGCTGGTGGCCACG TACTTCGTGGGGATTCTGAGAGCCAAGGGCACCCTGCGAGCGGCCGAGCGCCACGCCCTGTTTGGGCCCTGGGAGCTCATTTACGGCGCCAGCCA AGACCTGCTTCCCTACCTTGAAGGAGGGCACTGGGGACAGGGGCTGGAAAGCTTCTGCCCTCACCTTGAGCTCTACACCCAGTTCGCTGCCAACGCAGAGAAGTCGCGGACCACCCTGCAG GAGCAACTAAAGAAGAACAAACGTTTCCGGAGGTTTGTGCGACTTCAGGAAGGCCGCCCTGAGTTTGGGAGCCTTCGTCTTCAGgacctgctccctctgcctctgcagagACTCCAGCA GTATGAGAATCTTGTCATGGCTTTGGCTGAAAATACAGTTCCCAGCAGCCCTGACCACCAGCAGCTCACAC GGGCTGCCCGGCTGATAAGTGAGACTGCCCAGAGAGTCCACAGCATTGGTCAGAGACAGAGGAATGACCAGCACCTCCGGCGCATTCAGGCTTTGCTCAGCGGCCGCCAGGCAAAAGGGCTCACCTCAG GTCGCTGGTTCCTGCGCCAGGGCTGGCTGTTGGTAGTgcctccccgtggggagcctcgGCCCCGAatgttcttcctcttctctgatgTGCTCCTCATGGCCAAACCTCGACCCCCACTGCACCTGCTGCAGAGTGGCACCTTTGCCTGCCGTGCCCTCTATCCCATGGCCCAGTGTCAACTCCACAGGGTCTTTGGCCACTCAGGAGGCCCCTGTGGTGGACTGCTCAGT CTGTCCTTTCCCCACGAGAAGCTACTGCTTATGTGCACTGACCAGGAGGAACTGTTGCACTGGCACCACAGTTTGACTTTGGCCATCAG CAGTCAGAAGAACTAG
- the ARHGEF39 gene encoding rho guanine nucleotide exchange factor 39 isoform X2, with protein sequence METSGAGGRCPVQEQRARWERKRTCTARELLQTERRYQEQLGLVATYFVGILRAKGTLRAAERHALFGPWELIYGASQDLLPYLEGGHWGQGLESFCPHLELYTQFAANAEKSRTTLQEQLKKNKRFRRFVRLQEGRPEFGSLRLQDLLPLPLQRLQQYENLVMALAENTVPSSPDHQQLTRAARLISETAQRVHSIGQRQRNDQHLRRIQALLSGRQAKGLTSGRWFLRQGWLLVVPPRGEPRPRMFFLFSDVLLMAKPRPPLHLLQSGTFACRALYPMAQCQLHRVFGHSGGPCGGLLSLSFPHEKLLLMCTDQEELLHWHHSLTLAISQKN encoded by the exons ATGGAGACGTCGGGCGCCGGCGGACGGTGCCCGGTGCAAGAGCAGCGTGCCCGCTGGGAGCGGAAGCGCACCTGCACTGCCCGGGAGCTGCTGCAGACCGAGCGGCGCTACCAGGAACAGCTGGGGCTGGTGGCCACG TACTTCGTGGGGATTCTGAGAGCCAAGGGCACCCTGCGAGCGGCCGAGCGCCACGCCCTGTTTGGGCCCTGGGAGCTCATTTACGGCGCCAGCCA AGACCTGCTTCCCTACCTTGAAGGAGGGCACTGGGGACAGGGGCTGGAAAGCTTCTGCCCTCACCTTGAGCTCTACACCCAGTTCGCTGCCAACGCAGAGAAGTCGCGGACCACCCTGCAG GAGCAACTAAAGAAGAACAAACGTTTCCGGAGGTTTGTGCGACTTCAGGAAGGCCGCCCTGAGTTTGGGAGCCTTCGTCTTCAGgacctgctccctctgcctctgcagagACTCCAGCA GTATGAGAATCTTGTCATGGCTTTGGCTGAAAATACAGTTCCCAGCAGCCCTGACCACCAGCAGCTCACAC GGGCTGCCCGGCTGATAAGTGAGACTGCCCAGAGAGTCCACAGCATTGGTCAGAGACAGAGGAATGACCAGCACCTCCGGCGCATTCAGGCTTTGCTCAGCGGCCGCCAGGCAAAAGGGCTCACCTCAG GTCGCTGGTTCCTGCGCCAGGGCTGGCTGTTGGTAGTgcctccccgtggggagcctcgGCCCCGAatgttcttcctcttctctgatgTGCTCCTCATGGCCAAACCTCGACCCCCACTGCACCTGCTGCAGAGTGGCACCTTTGCCTGCCGTGCCCTCTATCCCATGGCCCAGTGTCAACTCCACAGGGTCTTTGGCCACTCAGGAGGCCCCTGTGGTGGACTGCTCAGT CTGTCCTTTCCCCACGAGAAGCTACTGCTTATGTGCACTGACCAGGAGGAACTGTTGCACTGGCACCACAGTTTGACTTTGGCCATCAG TCAGAAGAACTAG